A section of the Mesorhizobium loti genome encodes:
- a CDS encoding NADH-quinone oxidoreductase subunit B family protein yields MRKLLFESLIRPPLTERPPRVSDAAVDELARALNGVAHRRLGRSLSIRAVDAGSCNGCELEMHALNNAFYDIERFGIRFVASPRHADVLLVTGPVTKNMRDALKRTYDATPNPKWVVALGDCALNGGCFAGSYAVVGGVSEALPVDLHIPGCPPPPIEILKGLLALLEGVNSRAAIARA; encoded by the coding sequence ATGCGCAAGCTCCTCTTTGAAAGCCTGATACGCCCGCCGCTGACCGAGCGTCCGCCGCGGGTAAGCGACGCGGCTGTTGACGAGCTCGCACGCGCCCTCAATGGGGTTGCTCACAGAAGATTGGGGCGAAGCCTGTCGATCCGGGCAGTCGATGCCGGTTCCTGCAACGGTTGCGAACTCGAGATGCACGCGCTCAACAACGCTTTCTACGATATCGAGCGTTTTGGAATCCGGTTCGTCGCATCGCCGCGCCATGCCGATGTCCTGCTTGTCACCGGGCCGGTGACCAAGAACATGCGCGACGCCTTGAAGCGGACCTACGACGCGACTCCCAACCCCAAATGGGTGGTCGCGCTCGGCGATTGCGCCCTAAACGGCGGCTGTTTCGCCGGCAGCTACGCCGTGGTGGGCGGAGTGTCGGAGGCGTTGCCAGTCGATCTGCACATTCCAGGCTGCCCGCCACCGCCCATCGAGATTCTGAAAGGCCTGCTCGCCTTGCTTGAGGGCGTGAATTCAAGGGCCGCTATTGCCCGAGCTTGA
- a CDS encoding nuclear transport factor 2 family protein, producing MKMSMQVCLSDTRPTDRTADDRPHSNRALVLDAMTSLFQRHDASAVGSLYADDDLQHNPNIPRGRDGVQAIVETLSPSVYYQPGLIVAEGDLVAIHGRIRGWADEPRIGVGIFRVEGGKLAEHWDSLQNEVPVSTGVAGLSMFDPEDGASHAG from the coding sequence ATGAAGATGTCGATGCAGGTTTGCCTATCGGACACGCGGCCTACGGATCGCACCGCCGATGACCGCCCTCACAGCAACAGGGCGCTGGTGCTGGATGCGATGACGTCGCTGTTCCAGCGTCACGACGCCTCGGCGGTTGGAAGCCTCTACGCCGACGACGACCTCCAGCACAATCCGAACATTCCGCGGGGTCGCGATGGGGTGCAGGCTATCGTCGAGACTCTGTCACCTTCCGTCTATTACCAGCCGGGCCTGATCGTCGCCGAGGGTGATCTGGTCGCCATCCATGGCCGTATCCGCGGCTGGGCTGACGAGCCTCGGATTGGGGTTGGTATCTTCCGGGTCGAGGGCGGCAAACTCGCCGAGCACTGGGACTCGTTGCAGAACGAGGTGCCGGTAAGCACAGGCGTTGCCGGCCTCTCGATGTTCGATCCTGAGGACGGTGCCAGCCATGCCGGATAA
- a CDS encoding helix-turn-helix domain-containing protein yields MNHLLAEFDVGLLLTFDALLKDKNVTHAATRLNITQSALSARLMRLRQLLGDPLFIPSTSGRGMVASRCIRRHFGRGP; encoded by the coding sequence TTGAACCACTTGCTCGCTGAATTCGATGTCGGGTTACTGTTGACATTCGATGCCCTGCTCAAAGACAAGAACGTCACCCATGCCGCGACGCGATTGAACATCACACAGTCGGCGCTGTCGGCGCGTCTGATGCGGCTGCGGCAGTTGCTGGGGGACCCGCTCTTCATCCCCTCCACCTCGGGGCGGGGCATGGTCGCGTCGCGATGCATCCGGCGGCACTTCGGTCGAGGCCCATGA
- a CDS encoding DUF3313 domain-containing protein, which yields MILKLRQREMRPRAMLCVALFSWLSACTSVPLREGASLGSYAGMSPSGGTLTKARLRVDSAPVLAAQTVRIVPTSTQIGSGGFDPKDLALVTNAIDRALCTDLGDRFRIVAASLPADLVVHATVTDIVATNRAAAAGSIVASLGGTAAGLGVPIPRLPIGLGGLAIEAEAVDKDGSQKASMLWSRGANMITTRARVSAVGDAYSLSSAFAADFSRMLVKGKDPFKGMPAIPSMQRVRASLGGDPKYDACKAFGTAPGIPGMVAARFGLPPTWTDKGAAVSQ from the coding sequence ATGATCTTGAAGCTTCGGCAACGTGAAATGCGGCCGCGGGCAATGCTGTGCGTGGCTCTATTCTCATGGTTGTCCGCTTGCACGAGCGTGCCCTTGCGCGAGGGCGCGTCGCTGGGTTCCTACGCCGGAATGAGCCCATCGGGCGGCACCCTCACGAAAGCAAGATTACGTGTGGACTCGGCGCCGGTGCTCGCCGCACAGACCGTGCGCATTGTGCCGACCTCGACGCAGATCGGCAGTGGTGGCTTCGATCCCAAGGACCTGGCGCTCGTCACCAACGCGATCGACCGGGCGCTTTGCACCGACCTTGGCGACCGCTTCAGGATCGTGGCCGCGAGCCTGCCGGCGGACCTCGTCGTCCACGCGACGGTCACCGACATCGTTGCGACAAATCGTGCGGCAGCCGCGGGTTCCATCGTCGCGTCGCTCGGCGGCACGGCGGCGGGGCTCGGGGTTCCGATCCCGCGCCTTCCGATCGGCCTCGGCGGTCTGGCCATCGAGGCCGAGGCGGTCGACAAGGATGGTTCGCAGAAGGCATCCATGCTCTGGTCTCGCGGTGCGAACATGATCACGACGAGAGCTCGAGTGTCGGCCGTCGGAGATGCGTACTCCCTCTCTTCGGCTTTCGCCGCCGACTTCAGCCGCATGCTGGTCAAAGGCAAGGACCCGTTCAAGGGAATGCCGGCGATACCATCGATGCAAAGGGTGCGGGCCTCGCTCGGCGGTGATCCGAAATATGATGCCTGCAAGGCGTTCGGAACGGCTCCCGGCATTCCGGGAATGGTCGCCGCCCGATTTGGCCTGCCGCCCACCTGGACCGACAAGGGCGCCGCAGTCTCCCAATAG
- a CDS encoding methyltransferase family protein, which produces MSVTTAVFQQGKRMRFLWLAAPLLLMPILLVQSAWLPETLPRQAIEFMGPTFIIICVAGRCWASLYIGGRKNLELITNGPYKYTRNPLYFFSSLGLAGIGLTFGSLAIGAFYFLFGYLVFAYVSARESTVLVGFFGDAYRKYCREVPAFFPRFGRGAGDVEHRLLPTFDPAVLKRTAIDGCCFLLAIPGSELIESLQFANLLKPVLHLF; this is translated from the coding sequence ATGTCGGTGACCACGGCGGTGTTTCAGCAGGGCAAGAGGATGCGGTTCCTCTGGCTGGCCGCCCCGTTGCTTCTGATGCCGATCCTATTGGTGCAGAGCGCTTGGCTGCCGGAGACTCTTCCTCGCCAAGCCATCGAATTTATGGGGCCCACATTTATCATCATATGTGTCGCCGGGCGGTGCTGGGCATCGCTGTACATAGGCGGACGCAAGAATCTGGAACTCATCACGAACGGCCCTTACAAATACACCCGCAATCCGTTGTACTTCTTTTCTTCCCTGGGTCTTGCCGGCATAGGCCTGACTTTTGGGTCGCTCGCGATCGGGGCCTTCTACTTTTTGTTCGGGTATCTGGTATTCGCCTATGTCTCAGCCCGCGAATCGACTGTTCTGGTAGGATTTTTCGGCGATGCCTACCGGAAATATTGCCGCGAGGTTCCCGCCTTCTTCCCTCGCTTTGGACGAGGCGCCGGCGACGTGGAGCATCGGTTGCTCCCGACGTTCGACCCAGCCGTGCTGAAGCGTACTGCTATCGACGGTTGTTGCTTTCTATTGGCAATCCCCGGCTCCGAGTTGATCGAGTCGCTGCAATTCGCAAATCTCCTTAAGCCCGTGCTCCACCTCTTTTGA
- a CDS encoding HAMP domain-containing sensor histidine kinase, giving the protein MPRLFKKFFVITWLTLAASVAVIILTLDFFETLPSASRLAHQKQEVVLELIENVLLKDGEDAARRLARISEDTVPVGLMISRIAESGACSDRSTAETRTVLKDGICYRISVPQQYSVILDKLGPFVPGFGILISSAISAAALARYLIRPVVHLRDGLSALAHGHFDIRIGHKMAGRKDEVSALAHDFDSSAARLQELQDAQQRLFHDVSHELRSPLSRLQAVGGVLRQSPAKLDAMLDRMDREVERLDALVGEVLTLARLTAGSRLPLKTQRLDVIDLLNEILGDAAFEAQAHEVSITTNIDASFLAEVEGELIYRALENVIRNAIKYTAEHSQITVKCETTDDLLKVCVADQGPGVKRDELERIFRPFSRGNDAAPRGGYGLGLAIARQAIECHGGRVYASLPDVGGLAIMLEIPRQPAMFSPSNDRG; this is encoded by the coding sequence ATGCCCCGACTGTTTAAGAAGTTCTTCGTGATAACCTGGCTGACGCTTGCCGCGTCCGTCGCGGTCATTATCCTGACACTCGACTTCTTTGAAACGCTTCCTTCCGCTTCGAGACTGGCACATCAGAAGCAGGAGGTCGTCCTCGAACTGATTGAAAACGTACTGCTCAAGGACGGTGAAGATGCCGCTCGACGCCTTGCCCGCATAAGCGAGGACACGGTACCGGTCGGTCTTATGATCTCCAGGATCGCGGAATCCGGCGCATGCAGCGACAGGAGCACGGCGGAGACAAGAACCGTCCTGAAGGACGGGATTTGCTACCGAATCTCGGTGCCCCAGCAATATAGTGTCATTCTCGACAAGCTTGGTCCGTTCGTACCGGGGTTCGGTATTCTGATTTCGAGCGCGATATCGGCGGCCGCGCTCGCCCGATATCTCATTCGTCCCGTCGTGCACCTGCGCGACGGCCTGAGCGCGCTCGCCCATGGCCATTTCGACATCCGCATCGGGCACAAGATGGCAGGTCGCAAGGACGAGGTCTCGGCGCTCGCGCACGATTTCGATTCCAGCGCCGCGCGGCTGCAGGAACTGCAGGATGCACAGCAGAGACTTTTCCACGACGTGTCGCATGAACTGCGCTCCCCGCTGTCGCGTCTGCAGGCTGTCGGGGGTGTCCTTCGGCAGAGTCCGGCGAAACTCGACGCCATGCTGGACCGCATGGATCGGGAGGTCGAACGGCTCGATGCGCTTGTCGGCGAAGTGCTGACCCTCGCCAGGCTGACGGCCGGTTCCCGTCTCCCATTGAAGACACAGAGGCTGGACGTCATCGATCTTCTGAACGAAATCCTTGGCGACGCGGCGTTTGAAGCCCAGGCCCACGAGGTTTCGATCACCACCAATATCGACGCCAGCTTTCTTGCCGAGGTCGAAGGCGAGCTGATCTACCGGGCGCTGGAAAACGTCATTCGCAACGCCATCAAATACACCGCCGAACATTCGCAGATCACCGTGAAATGCGAGACGACGGACGACCTCCTCAAGGTGTGCGTCGCGGATCAGGGGCCGGGCGTCAAGCGTGACGAACTCGAACGAATCTTCCGGCCATTCTCCCGCGGGAATGACGCGGCGCCGAGAGGCGGGTACGGCCTTGGCCTTGCGATTGCCAGACAGGCTATCGAGTGCCATGGAGGGCGAGTATACGCGTCGCTGCCGGACGTCGGCGGCTTGGCCATCATGCTGGAGATTCCCCGGCAGCCGGCGATGTTCAGTCCGTCGAATGATCGAGGCTGA
- a CDS encoding response regulator, whose amino-acid sequence MNKVLLIDDDVELTTLLQEYLVEEGYDVATGADGGTAIAAAARNAVDLIVLDIMMPRMNGIEILRRIRKLSQVPVLMLTARGDDIDRISGLNLGADDYVTKPCSPGELAARVRAILRRANQPAAGAATDTLRAGRLVVQPGNRTAEWEGKPLELTGTEFSLLEVLARNAGQLISKQDISKRAFGKPLTPFDRRIDVHISSVRQKLGLREDGQSRIKSVRGQGYQLLLD is encoded by the coding sequence ATGAACAAGGTCCTCCTCATCGACGACGATGTCGAGTTGACGACGCTGCTGCAGGAATACCTGGTCGAAGAAGGGTATGACGTCGCGACAGGCGCGGACGGCGGCACAGCCATTGCCGCGGCCGCGCGCAATGCCGTGGACCTGATCGTGCTCGATATCATGATGCCCCGAATGAACGGGATCGAGATCCTGCGAAGGATCAGGAAGCTGAGCCAGGTTCCCGTGCTGATGCTGACGGCGAGAGGCGATGACATCGACCGGATATCCGGCCTGAACCTCGGTGCCGACGATTATGTGACGAAACCCTGCTCTCCAGGAGAACTCGCGGCCAGGGTGCGCGCGATTCTTCGTCGTGCGAACCAGCCTGCGGCCGGCGCGGCCACCGACACGCTGAGAGCCGGGCGGCTGGTGGTTCAACCAGGCAACAGAACCGCCGAATGGGAGGGGAAGCCGCTGGAGCTTACCGGCACGGAGTTCAGCCTGCTCGAGGTTCTCGCTCGCAATGCCGGCCAGTTGATATCGAAGCAGGACATCTCAAAACGGGCTTTTGGAAAGCCGCTGACCCCGTTCGATCGCCGCATCGACGTCCATATCAGCAGCGTGCGTCAGAAGCTCGGCCTCAGGGAAGATGGACAGTCACGGATAAAGTCTGTTCGCGGTCAGGGCTATCAACTTCTTTTGGATTGA
- a CDS encoding phosphatase PAP2 family protein codes for MSIYVLAAFFLDPQSFVALSQIYAEKFLVAIPILLVGGVGSAALIFGRQAPTRYAVELLRTRWRGCVPVLLFFLVGMTAFSTYKSAIPKIVPFYTDPWLADLDEWIHGAAPWELAHRLDHDLWAFFVFKNYDVLWYALWFGTVLSVAMWSDRIARIRYLWALALTISIVGTLLALLLSSAGPIYYDYFVGSDRFDELRVAMSALESSVIVREYADYLLTLHTTGNAGLGGGISAMPSLHVALATLNAYFLSSLNRWLGVLGWIFAALIMYGSVYTGWHYAVDGYISIVVVSVIWWGTGRLVREQHHLTLPWMDTAVSEPSTSALLKNDRITPGMDAS; via the coding sequence GTGAGCATCTATGTGCTCGCCGCATTCTTCCTTGATCCGCAATCGTTCGTGGCTCTAAGTCAGATCTACGCCGAAAAATTCCTCGTCGCCATTCCGATATTGTTGGTTGGAGGCGTTGGCAGCGCAGCTCTCATTTTCGGCCGCCAGGCACCGACGCGCTACGCCGTTGAACTGCTTCGAACGCGATGGCGGGGTTGCGTGCCGGTGCTGCTGTTCTTCCTCGTCGGCATGACCGCGTTTTCCACCTACAAGAGCGCGATTCCGAAAATCGTTCCGTTCTATACCGATCCATGGCTTGCCGACCTGGATGAGTGGATACACGGAGCGGCGCCATGGGAATTGGCGCATCGCCTCGATCACGATCTATGGGCGTTCTTTGTCTTCAAGAACTACGATGTGCTTTGGTATGCGCTGTGGTTTGGAACGGTTCTCTCCGTGGCTATGTGGTCGGATCGGATCGCACGGATTCGCTATCTCTGGGCGCTTGCGTTGACCATCTCGATCGTCGGTACACTGCTCGCACTTCTCCTGTCGTCCGCTGGTCCCATCTACTACGATTATTTCGTCGGTAGTGACCGCTTCGACGAACTAAGGGTGGCCATGTCGGCTCTGGAGTCCAGCGTCATCGTCCGAGAATACGCCGATTATCTTTTGACCTTGCACACGACAGGAAATGCAGGTTTGGGGGGCGGCATCTCGGCCATGCCCAGCCTGCACGTCGCCCTTGCCACCCTGAACGCCTATTTCCTTTCCTCCCTCAACCGCTGGCTTGGCGTTCTTGGTTGGATCTTCGCTGCCTTGATCATGTACGGGTCAGTGTACACTGGATGGCACTACGCGGTGGACGGCTACATCTCGATCGTAGTGGTATCGGTGATCTGGTGGGGGACTGGACGCCTAGTGCGCGAGCAGCATCATCTGACCCTCCCATGGATGGACACCGCCGTGTCCGAACCGTCGACCTCCGCGCTCTTGAAGAATGACCGCATCACTCCTGGGATGGACGCCTCGTAG
- a CDS encoding phosphatase PAP2 family protein, producing MASSEITRDLAPEKQLPAWLAYARRCNAMLCAVIFAFVFLTFVVATISGDSILPHVFEYAERVVRAFLLLSSALVIWACSGAIVQGRHGSPVSLATARMRNLATSNTLTRFLYASAILVLFMAAFLYNKMLIPVVAPFQWDETFSRWDAGLLGGYQAWQIIQPVVGVPWMTVLLDVAYSSWVPVVFLFWGGLFASPRVPEPIRVRYWWATIMSWLLIGLVMATMFSSAGPCYFSEIVPGTPSPYGDLMHYLDGVDADYSLSSSLTKDFLWQVHIGTFDLPGGISAMPSMHNAQAALFAAVAYSLDRRLGHVMLAYAVLIFLGSIHLGWHYAVDGIVGVVTALAIWIACAKVARSERKCSVE from the coding sequence ATGGCTTCTTCCGAAATCACGCGAGACCTTGCGCCAGAAAAGCAGCTTCCGGCATGGCTCGCTTACGCGAGGCGCTGCAACGCGATGCTCTGCGCAGTGATCTTTGCGTTCGTCTTTCTGACTTTTGTGGTCGCAACAATCAGCGGCGATTCGATCCTGCCCCATGTCTTCGAATATGCCGAGCGGGTCGTGCGAGCCTTTCTGTTGTTGAGTTCCGCCCTTGTCATCTGGGCTTGCTCAGGCGCGATCGTACAGGGTCGTCACGGATCACCAGTCAGCCTCGCGACGGCTCGCATGAGAAACCTGGCTACGTCGAACACGCTTACACGGTTTCTCTACGCCAGCGCCATATTGGTTCTCTTCATGGCCGCCTTCCTCTACAACAAGATGTTGATCCCGGTTGTGGCCCCTTTCCAATGGGACGAGACCTTCTCGCGTTGGGATGCAGGTCTTTTGGGCGGGTACCAGGCCTGGCAGATCATCCAGCCGGTTGTCGGCGTACCGTGGATGACCGTGCTCTTGGACGTGGCATATTCATCATGGGTGCCGGTAGTCTTCCTGTTCTGGGGCGGGCTGTTCGCCAGTCCGCGCGTGCCGGAGCCGATACGTGTCCGCTATTGGTGGGCGACGATCATGTCCTGGCTCCTGATAGGCTTGGTGATGGCAACAATGTTCTCTTCCGCGGGACCTTGTTACTTCTCGGAAATCGTACCGGGCACGCCCTCGCCCTATGGCGATCTCATGCACTATCTCGACGGGGTGGATGCGGACTATTCTTTGTCTTCATCCTTGACCAAGGATTTTCTTTGGCAGGTCCATATCGGCACGTTCGACCTGCCCGGAGGCATCTCGGCCATGCCCAGTATGCACAACGCGCAGGCGGCTTTGTTTGCGGCGGTCGCGTACTCCCTCGACCGCAGGCTCGGCCATGTCATGCTGGCCTACGCCGTGTTGATCTTTCTCGGCTCGATTCATCTTGGATGGCACTATGCCGTGGATGGGATTGTCGGTGTTGTCACGGCGCTCGCCATTTGGATTGCATGCGCAAAGGTGGCTAGGAGCGAACGGAAGTGTTCTGTTGAATAG
- a CDS encoding HAD family hydrolase, protein MDRRSVLAGILAAGLPLSAVLPVRAQAGPLASWHEGPVKTSILDFVGKVTTPSARDFVIADERIAVFDNDGTLWCEQPIYSQLAFALDRVKLLAPDHPQWQTQEPFKSVISNDLAGLVRSGEKGIFEIVAVTHAGMTTDQFDRAVVDWTRTAKHPRFHRGYTELVFQPMLELLEFLRQNEFKIFVVSGGGIDFMRPWMEAVYGIPPERIVGSSGMTRYVVGEDGGPVLIKDAKIDFVDDGPGKPVGIHKFIGRRPIFAFGNSDGDLQMLQWTAAGSGARFMGIVHHTDADREYAYDRGSSVGKLDKALDEAVNGHWVVVDMKQDWKVVFPS, encoded by the coding sequence ATGGACAGACGCTCGGTGCTCGCCGGCATACTGGCTGCCGGCCTGCCGCTTTCCGCCGTCCTGCCCGTGCGCGCGCAAGCAGGACCTCTCGCCTCGTGGCATGAGGGGCCAGTCAAAACTTCGATCCTCGACTTTGTCGGCAAAGTCACGACGCCGTCCGCCCGTGATTTTGTCATCGCGGACGAACGTATCGCGGTTTTCGACAACGACGGAACCCTGTGGTGCGAACAGCCAATCTATTCTCAACTCGCCTTCGCATTGGATCGGGTGAAGCTGCTCGCGCCTGACCATCCCCAGTGGCAGACGCAGGAACCTTTCAAGTCAGTGATTTCTAACGATCTGGCTGGCCTGGTTCGCTCGGGCGAGAAAGGGATATTCGAAATTGTGGCAGTGACGCACGCGGGCATGACGACCGACCAGTTTGATCGCGCTGTCGTCGATTGGACCAGGACGGCCAAGCATCCCCGGTTCCATCGCGGCTATACCGAGCTTGTTTTCCAGCCGATGTTGGAACTGCTCGAGTTCCTGCGCCAAAACGAATTCAAGATTTTCGTGGTCTCGGGCGGCGGTATCGACTTCATGCGTCCCTGGATGGAAGCGGTTTACGGCATCCCGCCGGAGAGGATCGTCGGCTCGTCAGGCATGACCAGATACGTCGTCGGTGAAGATGGCGGGCCGGTCTTGATCAAGGACGCCAAGATTGACTTCGTCGATGACGGTCCTGGCAAGCCTGTTGGCATCCACAAATTCATCGGTCGAAGACCCATCTTCGCGTTCGGCAATTCCGACGGCGATCTGCAGATGCTGCAGTGGACCGCCGCCGGAAGCGGTGCGCGGTTCATGGGGATCGTTCATCACACCGACGCTGACCGCGAATATGCCTACGATCGCGGCTCTTCCGTCGGAAAGTTGGACAAGGCTTTAGACGAAGCTGTGAACGGCCATTGGGTGGTCGTTGACATGAAGCAGGATTGGAAAGTGGTTTTCCCGTCCTGA
- a CDS encoding DUF2092 domain-containing protein, translated as MPRQVISKTLIRPCGWLLASALTVLPIGNAMADDAKDLLKAMSDYMAKQKTFSFSYDSSVEAVTRNFEKLQFASSGKVDVERPDKISVSRIGGFADMETVFDGTTLSILGKNLNVYSQVEAKGTLDDLGEQLSSAGIDPPGADILASNVFDMLMDGVTDARHISSAYIDGVECEYLAFRSHDVDWQIWIQTGDQPVPRRYVITSKHLSQAPQYTLETRDWKFGSAVAANDFKFKAPAGAKKVDLGDIAQIDEVPSPEDDGDQQ; from the coding sequence ATGCCAAGACAGGTCATATCCAAAACCCTCATCCGTCCTTGCGGTTGGCTTCTTGCCAGCGCCCTGACAGTCCTTCCGATCGGCAACGCGATGGCCGACGATGCAAAGGATTTGCTCAAGGCCATGTCGGACTACATGGCCAAGCAGAAGACCTTCTCGTTCAGCTATGACTCTTCCGTGGAAGCCGTCACACGCAATTTCGAAAAGCTTCAGTTCGCAAGCTCCGGCAAGGTCGATGTTGAAAGGCCAGACAAGATCAGCGTGTCGAGAATTGGTGGCTTTGCGGACATGGAAACAGTCTTCGACGGCACGACCTTGTCGATTCTCGGCAAGAACCTGAATGTCTATAGCCAGGTGGAAGCCAAGGGCACTCTCGACGACCTCGGTGAGCAACTTTCGAGCGCCGGCATTGATCCGCCAGGAGCCGATATTCTGGCGTCAAACGTGTTCGATATGCTTATGGACGGGGTCACCGACGCCCGGCATATTTCGAGCGCCTACATCGACGGCGTCGAGTGCGAGTATCTCGCCTTCCGCTCTCATGACGTTGACTGGCAGATATGGATCCAGACTGGCGATCAGCCAGTTCCACGACGGTATGTCATCACCAGCAAACACCTGTCGCAGGCCCCGCAATACACCCTTGAGACCAGGGATTGGAAATTCGGGTCCGCGGTGGCGGCAAACGACTTCAAGTTCAAGGCGCCGGCGGGCGCCAAGAAGGTCGACCTGGGCGACATCGCGCAGATCGATGAGGTTCCAAGCCCTGAAGACGACGGAGACCAGCAATGA
- a CDS encoding SphA family protein: protein MSNIYYHGEASGEVPFGKGSVAAGLTGDTYAAILAGVYVPELHLPGNWTYAVQLAVPLGRTAASAEVGPFGTDQHVTGLGDIAFAPLVFGWHNDAMNTWLSASLTITAPTGEWKEGDLAFIGMNYWTFTPAIGFTYLVPQHGLDLSAKFGVDINTKNQDTDYYSGAMAHLDLSVTKAVTENLSVGAIAGFLDQIENDRSTFADAHGGFRGSSIAVGPLVKYKARFGEKTEVDLTLRWAHEVEVEHRMKGDAVFFDISGKF from the coding sequence ATGTCGAACATTTATTACCACGGCGAAGCAAGTGGTGAGGTGCCCTTCGGCAAGGGTTCCGTCGCGGCGGGCCTCACAGGTGATACCTATGCAGCGATCCTTGCGGGGGTCTATGTGCCCGAGTTGCACTTGCCGGGAAACTGGACTTACGCCGTCCAGCTTGCCGTCCCGCTGGGCCGAACGGCGGCCTCCGCCGAGGTCGGCCCCTTCGGGACGGACCAGCACGTCACCGGACTTGGCGACATCGCTTTCGCACCGCTCGTGTTCGGCTGGCACAACGATGCCATGAATACGTGGCTATCGGCGTCTCTGACCATCACCGCACCTACAGGTGAATGGAAGGAGGGGGACCTCGCCTTCATCGGCATGAACTACTGGACATTCACGCCGGCGATCGGATTCACCTATCTTGTCCCGCAACATGGGCTGGATCTCTCGGCCAAATTCGGCGTGGACATCAACACCAAGAACCAGGACACCGATTACTATAGCGGCGCGATGGCCCATCTCGATCTCTCGGTCACAAAGGCCGTGACCGAGAACCTGTCCGTGGGTGCGATCGCAGGCTTCCTGGACCAGATCGAAAATGACCGTAGCACGTTCGCCGACGCCCATGGCGGTTTCAGGGGCAGTTCGATCGCCGTCGGGCCGCTGGTTAAATACAAGGCCAGGTTCGGCGAGAAAACCGAGGTCGATTTAACCTTGAGATGGGCTCATGAGGTCGAGGTCGAGCACCGCATGAAGGGCGACGCGGTGTTCTTCGACATTTCCGGGAAATTTTGA
- a CDS encoding alpha/beta hydrolase: MCNWVSNIVAALCLLTLTACGGGPEGVLAPIAANTLSPSASDVTMLVATSRKPSGDPATLFTGERSPTLSLTDLTISIPPGRASGTVEWPKKLPPNPQKDFAVVAAKNLSVPQAGDWLHAHNANGHVLVFVHGFNNRYEDSVFRFAQFVHDSGAKVTPILFTWPSRASVLDYNYDKESTNFSRTAFERALKALADDRSVTDITVMAHSMGTWLAMEGLRQMALQDGRVSPKIRNVILASPDLDVDVFGRQWTELGLEKPKFTIMISRDDRALAISRLISGDVDRVGQIDPSKEPYKSKLQAAGITVIDLTNVKTNDRLNHSKFAESPQIVALLGAQLASGQILTDSRVGLGDGLGMVIAGTVGTVGKVAATTVSAPIAIVEGKRNAPAPDQLGTILKADPAAE; this comes from the coding sequence ATGTGCAACTGGGTTAGCAACATTGTCGCGGCTTTATGCCTGCTCACGCTGACGGCGTGCGGAGGGGGACCGGAAGGCGTGCTGGCGCCGATAGCCGCCAATACGCTGTCACCGTCAGCGTCTGACGTGACGATGTTGGTGGCGACCAGCCGCAAACCTTCCGGCGATCCTGCAACGTTGTTCACGGGCGAGCGCAGTCCGACACTCTCCTTGACCGATCTGACAATTTCAATTCCGCCAGGCCGTGCGTCCGGCACGGTCGAGTGGCCGAAAAAGCTGCCACCCAATCCCCAAAAGGACTTTGCAGTCGTTGCCGCGAAAAACCTCTCGGTCCCTCAGGCCGGCGACTGGCTGCATGCTCACAATGCGAACGGTCATGTGCTCGTCTTCGTTCATGGCTTCAACAACCGCTACGAGGATTCCGTTTTTCGGTTTGCGCAATTCGTCCATGACTCCGGGGCGAAGGTTACCCCGATTCTCTTCACATGGCCGTCGCGCGCGAGCGTCCTGGACTACAATTACGACAAGGAAAGCACCAACTTTTCCCGCACTGCCTTCGAGCGGGCATTGAAGGCTTTGGCCGATGATCGCAGCGTGACGGACATAACCGTCATGGCCCATTCCATGGGAACCTGGCTCGCCATGGAGGGGCTAAGGCAAATGGCACTGCAGGATGGTCGGGTCTCGCCGAAGATCAGGAACGTAATTCTTGCATCTCCCGACCTTGATGTGGATGTCTTCGGGCGCCAGTGGACCGAACTCGGACTCGAAAAGCCGAAATTTACGATCATGATCTCTCGCGACGATAGGGCGCTTGCGATCTCACGTCTGATTTCAGGCGATGTCGACCGGGTAGGCCAGATTGATCCGTCAAAGGAGCCCTACAAGTCGAAGCTTCAGGCTGCGGGAATAACGGTCATCGACTTGACCAACGTAAAGACGAACGATCGCTTGAATCACAGCAAGTTCGCCGAGAGTCCTCAAATCGTGGCGTTGCTGGGAGCTCAACTGGCCTCCGGTCAAATCCTGACGGACTCTCGAGTAGGCCTTGGCGACGGACTGGGCATGGTGATTGCCGGCACGGTGGGAACGGTCGGCAAGGTCGCGGCAACGACGGTCAGTGCTCCCATCGCGATCGTGGAGGGAAAGAGAAATGCGCCGGCTCCCGATCAGCTCGGGACAATTCTAAAGGCCGATCCCGCAGCAGAGTGA